In Cicer arietinum cultivar CDC Frontier isolate Library 1 chromosome 7, Cicar.CDCFrontier_v2.0, whole genome shotgun sequence, the genomic window AAGGTGGTTTGAGATGGTTAGAGTGACAAAAAGGTCATGAATTTAAATCCAtttctaacaaaaattaataattagttattaaaattgactatttaaaatgaaataaaattagatatgttatattttaatagaaCATACAAATTGTTTATCCTGAGGCTATTGCTTTAAGGGTTGGTGATATATCCAATTCATGTGAAGATGGTACTTCAGAATTACATGTGGAAGGGAACGCTAACGACGGAATAACATGTCTTTGTTGAGCAACAAACGAAGGAACGTATCTGCAGGAACACCAATAACTTGATATCCAAACTGTCAAATTTGTGTTCAGAATTCTCTTGGTGACTATGTTACTGGTTATCACTTGTTTGGTAATAATGATCTTCCTCTTGCaattttaataaagaagattagtTATCAAGAGAATGGAAGCGTTGAGCAAGATGAGATGGACTATGAATATCAACTCTTCTTAAAAGATCTACAAGAAAACTGTAATCTCACGCTCTCCCCTCCACCCCGCCTATAAATAAACAACTGTGTTTCATCAAAGATGCCATCAGATACTTAGTGAAGATGATAACATGATTGATAATGGTGGAGTAAACAACACTGAAAATGGTTTTTTGAGATCTTTCATGTAAGCAAGTAACTCACAGTTATGGTTTCAATACAGTGAAATTGACAGTAACTGAAAATTAGTATTATTGATACTTATTGATGTATTTTGATTGGGCTGTAACTCATTTCTCTTATTTAGTCTTTGCTTTGTAATCCACAACTGTGACGTCCTCTTGGTGGCTGGCATGCCTTAGGCCCCgttttattatatcatttcgctttttcaataaaaaaattgctatatttttgaaacttttgggATTAAATGTGTTGTATTTATATAGAAGACAGAAAGAGCGGTAACGTGGGAGTTAACACTACTCAACCAAATCAACATAACAGAAGACAAAATAGATGGATCGAAGAATTATTTAAGGACTCTTTAGTAGATTTTTAAAGTTTCGGAACTAATTTGAAGAGAGTCTAAAGCTAAGAAAATGGGGACAAGTTACCGTCGTATATTATGACCCAATATCAAGTTAGAGAGGAATgtaataaaatcataataagaatgacaaaaaaaaactcCCATATATTAAGAGAAATTCTATACTAATTGCAAGAACTATTTCTTTTGAATATAACTACGTAagaattttatgattttattctCATTGAACTTCGACTTAACTCCGCCATGTCCTACTTACAATCAACCTTAATTAGACTGGTACAGCTTCAAGTTGACTCAGATCCAGAGGTGGATTCTGGGTCGAACACCTCTAAAAACATGAGTAACAAAAAGTGGAATATGAATGAGAAGACAATACTAAAAAAATCCAGGCATACATACCGGCAACCAGTTTCTTGCTCAAATTCTTCGCCCTCAAACTCCTCTGCATTGTCAGGATCATCATCATCAGCCTTGTTGTCGAGTTCTTCTTTATCATTTTCGTTAGTGGATTTCCCTGTCACAACTAGGTTTCTGTCCATCTTCCTGATTTCATTGCACTGCAATGGTTTGAGCCAACATTGAGAGGGACGGATAGGAGGTAGAGAAAAACAAGACATTCAAAGAACACCTATAAATATGGACACACTACCTTGCATATGAATTATCATGCATTCCTTAATACTCTAATGTGTATGTGAGTGACTACCGCCTACTATCTACTAGTTCAAAAGAATTATCAAACCTATGCACctaaattcaaacaaacataaaaatgcTAATCTCGCAAAATAACTGATTTTCTCTGAAGAGATTTTCTCTGATTTTCAGTCCTATTTATGAAGATTATTATTATAGAAGCTCTAATATTTCATATTGTATCTATTAGTTATTAACTTCAAAATTTGCAACAGAAATTCGTTAAAGGAAAAAACTATAGACAGGAAAATTAACAtttggtgaaagaaaaaaaatatttttcaaacatCATATCAGTGAATCCCAAACATTACCTTGACATGGCAATTAGGAAAGAAGTTTAGTGTTTAACACGGTAATCCAGTGTTTTTGAATGCAAAACGCGTTTTGAAAGAATGATAAAACCTATAAATAAGAGAGGAGAGTaccttttcttcaaaatcaaactCTTCCATAGCGAGGAGGAGTTCTTCATTTTGGGGCTGAGGCCACTGAGAGGGTAGCAAATACAACGTAATCGTCCACTGCGTCCTATAAGCCAGAAACTGTAACATATATATGCCAGAAACGGTAACATATGTAACATTTTGATTCGCTCTTTTTGCTTATTTTCTAAATCACCAAAAACCAAAGGATTCATCGCAAAAGATTCATTCCGAAATCAAATCGAGTAAAACGCATCCCGTTGCCGCACATCACATAATCGTTCtaaccaaaaattaaaactcacaGTATAAACCCAAAAAAATGTTGCCGAATTGAAATTgatcaaattcaaaaattgatCACTTTAGAATGACATAACAATATCATTAACCACTATGAATTAGTTTGACAAGATCAACGCgccaaaataaaaaacttaaatagtCAAAAATATGGCATTAATGTAAAAGGtccaaacaaaaattaaagaggGATCAAAACCCTAAATTGTTCGAAAGCAAAATCAATATCATAATACAAATTAAGCCGTAAGGATAACAGCACCACCAGCTTCTTTAATTTTCTTCTCAGCGATCTTTGAAATGAGTTTAGTCTTCACAACGAAGGGCTGATTCTGAGGCAAAACACCTTTACCCAAAAGTTTGAAGAAACCAAACTGAGTAACATCAATAACAGGTGCCTTGTTCTCTTTTGAAGCTTTATCCTTGACCTCTTGTGAAATGAGAGAAGATAGTTTGTCTATGTTGACAATAGGGCAGTAGAACTTATTGCGAAGCTTGTGGAAGTAACGCATACCGACCTTACCAAAATAACCAGGATGGTATTTGTCGAAGAGGATACGGTGGTGGTGCATGCCTCCGGCGTTACCTCTACCTCCAGGATGCTTTCTGTGTTTACCGACACGACCATGACCGGCGCTGACGTGGCCTCTCTTCTTCCTGTTCTTTTTCAAACTGGTCGTCATCTTCTTCTGTTTTTCCTCCGGCCGCTGCAAATTAGGGTTAGAGGATcatttgttttttcaattttcatttatatacTCAAGTTTTGTAATCAGAAAAAcctttctattattttttataaatgggCCGAGCCCAATAACAAAAGGTctacttttcaatttttttacgaGGTTTGTACCGTGCACTCCCCACTTTGACCTCCCACCCCTCATTTATATGGAAAAGACCATATTTTCCCTAgtttcatatataaaaatttcaaaaaaaattcacttttattttttcaccCACTTCATTCGGAACTTTTAAATATTCGAATCTGACTCTATCAAACCTTCGAAATATTGAAACATTCGAAATACAAAAGTAAGTAAAAATTcgtaattttcaaatatttgaaacaaGATTTTACTAgaaatttgaaagtttctatGATGATGAAACTTTCAAGTCCATTTTTCTCAGAAATAATGAAtctttcaaaactttcattgaatatgaaactttcgaaatgcataAAGTTTCGAacaatatgaaagtttcgaaagttttgaacaatatgaaaatttcgaaatggaaaactttcaaacttattgaaactttcaaaaattcaactttcgaaagtttgaaatttaatgaaagttttgaatttttaaaaattagtaataaatttaattaataataaatttaaaaaaaattgaaaaattcgaaagtttcaaagattttgaaacttttgaaactgaCATAAttcgaatgtttgaaattttcgaagaaTATGTGTTCCGGAAATTTTAGATTCATCGAAACTTTCGTAATTTTCTGAAATTTgtgtttcaaaactttcaaattcatcCCAAGTTCCAAAAGTTATAGATTCAAACGTTTCACattttttcaaactttcgaaagtttctggAAAAgttcatttcgaaactttcaaattcattgaaagtttcaaaatttgtatttaattctGTTAATTTACATTTCGAATGTTTTGAATTTAActaaagtttcgaaatataaaaaaaaaacccactTTGAATAATTTCgaaaagtttgaaacttttgaatatTCTGAAATTTTTGATAAGTTTCGAATGTGGGGGTGAAAAAAGAGAGactgataaatttattttcattattttatataaagtcAAAAAGGGTAAGATAGTCAATATAAAAAATCGAGGGGTGAGAGGTAAAAACGAGGGGGTGCACGGTacatttctctttttttatattattgacaCCTAACAAaaggattttaattttatgtgtaTTTTTGAACTACATAaaaattgtgtgtttttttaagAGATGAGAAATGATGCAATTAGTTTTTCAGTTTTAAGAGGggataatatatatacattttaatACTTCtacatttttgttataatttggAGGTTGTATCAATAAGTATttgttactattttatttttggtaaaagTTGTTAGTTTTATGTAATATATTTCTTGCTGTATTTCATATGATTCAAAGACAGTTGTCGTTTCTTGCGTGGTATTCGTTCAATTAATACATCGCGTAGACTTGattatgtgattaatattaattgGGTAAGTAAGCTTCCTTCTAATTTATTGGTAATGAGATTATTCTTTTTGATTTGTATCATTGTTAAATGTTGAACTAATCTTTATGCGTGATCTGTTGATGTGCGAatgtttttctttcaatttgcAGGACCATAATGGGAGGATGGGATGGGGACATGGTCGTAAGGCATGCATGCGATTTGTTGGGAAGAGAACAAGACGTTTGAACCTTCGTGAGTTTGACAGGGTAACTTATGTAATTAAAGaactcaaatatataaatttataaaataaaaagaactttaatatataataatatatgaaaggTGTAAAACATTTTCGTGGAGACAAGCTAAGAAGTAGGATGGGATATTACaaacttcaaataaaattaagctaaaaaaaactatataaaataaaataaaaactggtactatatattttgatatacttTTCATGAAGACCAAAAACCaataatgaatttgatgaaCAAAACAGATAACCTTGGTGGAGTAAGTCGGCTTTGGTTACTTGGCAACGTCACATTTATTGATGCATATTGTTAGCAGCATTTTGGTGGGTTGAATTTaatataagtttattaaatATGTGCGGTATCATTTTAaagcaatttatttatttaattttgaaaaattatatttaaatttcacaatttaatttatatattgtataAGTATCGTTCCTTCTTGATGTATTTGTTATGAGAGCTTGACACAACTCCAATAATTAGAGATGCATATGTTTGAATGAAGttgaaaaatgttttattaCAAATATACTATCGGAATACAAAGATCACTTCGTTTCCCGTTGGATCCACATTGAACAAATTTGAATAGTAAGATATCAATCCATCGACCACCCACTTGTTAGACTACGAGAATTAAAGATGAGAATAGATTAGGCCGTTCGTTAGGGGCCTATGGcatgacctacttatggtctgacctatttaataaaaaggctagactCAAGctgtttttaaagtctatttaattaaataggtcagccttcaggcttataaaaaaacctattaggcctgacagaccgacctatatatattttattatttattaatacttttttttattattatattgataatattatttcctattttaaattttattaattagacAATCATTTCAGTGAACATttcatattcagtagttgttccatattcggtagcattTTCATATTCGGTAACCGTTCAATTaatcaatcactcagtagtcgttccatatttgtttaagaggtaataatgagtgtgtttcagaaaaaaaaaaaatatctattacttgacaaaaaaaattattttttagggtttaaaaaatgtttgttttatattttttaaaagttattttaaatagacttttaaataggcttccagttCAGGCCagaccgaaaaaaaagcctatgataggcagTAAGCCAAgtcagacttaggcctaaaaaataaatcgtaggccaggctcaggtaTTTCAAAGCCTAGCCTATTCTCACCCTTAACGGGAATGTATGGAACATCGAAACTGGCGTTAGAATTTTGGTGCTATAATGCACCTCTCATGTTAATAATTAACGGTTAATAAGAACTGTTCCAGCACTAGCACCATTTTTTTTGCTTCACATATTGCACCTGAAGCATAAGCTTCCATTTAATATGTTGGTTGGATTAATCTGTCAACATGATTTTGTACTTTAAATTTCTCATGCAATAGGTTTGTCTTTATCCTGCAAGCTACTAATGATGAAACAATTGTAATTATTTAGAATAATAATACACTCTAATTAAAATTCACATCCACATAATTTAATGAgatatatatgaattttaaccaataaaaaaatatattagaaagtGTGTATTCCTGACAATCCTCAATTATTTAATCAAAGTAACCTATATTCAACATGCTTCTATAACACTTCATAACATGgtccaaaaatttaaaacatgtgCAATAATATACTTTAAGGATTTCAAATCATTATAAAGGGGATTCAGGTTATCTATTGCAtccaattaaataaatcaaatttctaTAGAATAAATCAAATTTCTATGGAGGCGAAAGTTTAACCTGTACTCAAATACATTGAAATTATTTGTAACACAAGATTTAACAAACTAAAAATGGccctataataataatttagtctACAGTCAAAAACATTGGAGCTTGAAATGATAGTGCAATTTACTTCAAAAATTTCTTAAAGGAATTCATGGTTCACTATTTCATCCAGTTTGCATAAACTGTTAGAGACAAATTGTACCTAAAGCTTAATGAGCCCACACTCCGCTTTGAAATTATTTGTGCAATCATCTGTAATAATTTCACCTCGGATGGCTCATATCAAATTTTGCCATATATATATGTGGTAGATAAGAGTGATTGAAGTTAAGAAGTTGTGGAGTGTGAATTATATGAAAGAGCAAATGCTGCATGTATTGCAGCACCAATAGGAAGCACATCTTCATCAATGAAAAAGTGAGGACTATGACCTGGATGTATGGATCCAGTCTCCTCATTTTTTATCCCCAATAGGATAAATGCACCAGGCACTTTTTCCATGTAATATGCAAAATCTTCACTCCCTGTCAAGGTTGGGGctaattttatgttttcttctCCAACAATCATGCTTGATGCTTGCCTTGCTATTTTGTATATTCTCTCATCATTTGTAATTGGAGGAACTGTTGGTTGTTCTCTACCGAAGAATTCGACCTCCGCGGAGCACCTATGCACTTCTACTTGCCCTTTTATAACCTACACaatggaaaaaaaatacttttagtaTGCTTCTCAATTAGTTCATAATCAAAATATGAATCTGACGAAAAAGAAGATTTTAAATTGCAGTTGTTGATTTTGTGATTCTTCATATTACCTCTCCTATCCTTTTCCTTAGTGCAATGAAGCTCTTTGGGTTGAATGTTCGATAAGTACCTCCAAATGTAACTGAATCCGGAATAACGTTGTGATCAGACCCTGCATTGATCACTGACACAGAAACCACCTGCCAACACAATCAACATAGGAATTGAAGTGTGAAAACTTCGGTcttgaaaatattttctaattgaATTTGAGATTTTGACTCCACCTGTGATTCTAAAGGATCCATTTCCCTCGAAACAATGTTTTGCAAGCTAATCACTGATGCTGAAGCGGCCAACACTGGATCAAGATAACGCTGAGAAATTCCTTCTAAACCTACTTTCCCACAGTTGATCTTCGCGTTGAAGCTTCCACATCCTGCTAAAAACTCTCCCGGCCGGGTTGCAACAACACCTAATGGATATTCGGGCATTAAGTGCAATCCAAAAATAGCCTCTACATCATCAAGCACATTTTCTGCAACCATGTCTTTCGCACCTACACCTCTTTCCTCAGCTGGTTGGAATATAAGAACGACAGTAGCCTGCATTTCAAAGACTTAGTTTATCGATCGAATATTTCCTAAAGTTCATTCAACATTTTCCAATTCCAATTTTACCTTTAACTTGTCTTTCATTTCTTGCAGTATCTTTGCACCCCCAAGAAGCATTGCGCTATGTGCATCGTGCGCACAAGCATGCATTTTTCCATCAACTTTGCTCTTATGATCCCAATCAACCAGCTCCTGTTCACAAGCAGTACTTAACAAATCATGTATTTGACAAGAACAAACACATTGTTCTATATCTATTGTTTAACAAAACAAGGaacaaatatttcaatcaaACTAACTAAGCAAGGAGATTAAATCACTTCAATAACATATCATGCTCATACTTAGCTTACTGCAAGTGTTGAAAGTACTGCAATGGTAAATGGTACTATTAAATTATAAGACACCCTTTACTTTGTTGAACTAATGAGATTAGATTACTTAATCTCATTGTAGCTCTGCAATTACAAATTTACAACAATTATAGAAATTAGGTGATTTTTACCCTTTCAACATTAATAGAAAAAAGCTAAAAAAATTTGGTAGTGTGTTCAGTTGAAAACTGTAAACATGGTCCCACTTAAATGACTTTAATAATTACATTGCCACTATTTCTTTTTTCCattctcaaaataaattaaataacatggCAAAACAAGCATATTGGAGGCTTCTTTTTCCTGTTTTATCATCAAACAACAAAATTAACCCCACATCTTGTAACTCTTCAATTAGATCCAACAACACCTCTACCCTTTTTCAGAGGAATATTAACATAATTGAACaacacaacaattttttttttctcttttataatttttgcttACCCAAAATTTAACTACTTTGTTTGACATCTTTGTTTGATTCCTTCTCAATATTTTTGCCACAAAAATATTACAAGATAAAAAATTGCATGCATCATCTATACCATCATTTCAAAGAAAAACTAACATGCAAACATTAAAATGTCCTTCATACTACTGCATGTTTCAATTGGCAGTGAGTTTAGTACAATCAAAGTGTGTTActgtcattttaacaaaaactACACTTTCGAGCTTCATCAAAATCAGGGTGCTGCCTTGTTTTCATCAAACTCAGTCTATGAAtgatcaaaaattaaaaacaaagaacataaagtaaaaattaagaAACAGAACAGAaccttgaaaaaaaaatgtttttgcaACATTGTTTTTTACCTGAATAGGCAAAGCATCCATGTCAGCTCTAAGAGCAACAAAAGGAGGAAAACCAGAACCAATTTTAGCTACAACACCAGTCTTAGCAACAGGCCATTGATAAACAACACCAAGTTTATCAAGCTCACGCCTTATGACAGAACTTGTCTTGAATTCTTCATATGCAAGTTCAGGGTACTCATGGATTTCTCTTCTTATACTCTTCATCCATTTCAACATGTTCGGTGTGTTAGCTAGCTCTAGAATCTGATTTTTCAGTGAAGATGTTTGGTTTGAAGATTCATTGTTGTTGTGTTGAAAAGTGAAAGATAAACATGTGGAGTGGAACAAGAAGAGTACTAAGAGAATAACTCTCATATGATTAATTTTGTCCATCATGCGGTTAAGTGGTAGGTTTgaaattgaagttgaaaaatgatattgaatatatatatatatgggtgAGTTTTATCATTAACCAatacttaaaattatttaaatacttactaaaaaaaaataatttataacgaaaaatacatatttatttttttatttttattaaattgacattttaatcataaaaataaaataattattaatatttaatcttAAGGTATCATCTTAATCATTGAAATaagatgattattaatatttaatcttGAGGTATAATATATGTGGTGATTcgaagttttaaatattttccaaCATTCATACACAATGAACTTTGGTAAATATTAAACTTTTGCTTTCCATTTTTTCTATAGTAATGCTTTTCCAATTTTAACTCTTGGTctcttaatttatattattataattgaattcaatttttatttagagGCACgcttaatttatgtattttttttgtcaatgcTTAATTTATGTATTGAATCATGAACTCTCAACAATTGTAAATaatgtttttatgttattacttcgtttaataaaaaaaaaagtatacttTGTTATTACGGAAAGCTTATTTGGTACATTGATACATGTAAATCTTCTAGATGAATTAAAAAGGGACCAAAATTATACGTGGTCGGTCATGTAATTCGTTAATAGATTCGTAATTATGTTTAGTAATGTGGTATATTTAGTATTGGTACTTGAGATGTATTTATGGTTGGTTTGGTTTTTGGGTTTGTGGCATGTTTTTGGGGTGATTAAGATTCAACTCAATTAAAGACTTGTCTCATTTTAGATGTTCAGTTGCATTTGACTCATAGAATATCGAATATTTTCGAGGTCTACGAATAAGTTTTAGAGTTTAGTATAACTCATCTTACTTACTCACCctctaatttttatataaagttGACTAATTCACAAAAATTGATtgaattattttacaaatttattattaaaaaaataatttaatttatgtttatattatagtatttattatagattataaaaaaatataaaataggtAAGAGTATATTAGTTATGAAATAATTAActcagttaaaaatttaaaagatatctgtaaaaaaaatagacaaatttcaagaacattttatatttaaggaTAGAGATGTTAGTTTAGTACTTACCACTTGAAtcactttattttgatatatgaaAGACCACTTTAATTTTAACAACATTCAAAAAACAACActagtttttatatatttcttcttattttggttagattattttcttttatcccTTATCTTTGCTTCATAATCCATATCAGCCATTTAAGTATTAAATGTTATATATGTGTTGGTTCCTGAAAGTATTAGCGTTTGATCAATTTGGtccttttattatatttgaagtTAACCATTTTAAGATTTTATTCCTCCCTTATTCCTTACTTATAAACAtcaattgtaataaaaaattgtcaatagatataaacttattttcaatttattatatatattttaaaatataaccttaattaatactaataatttattttagagtaAAAAGGTCAATATCAAATACATCTATAAATAAATGACaactttatatttctttaaataaacatattaactacattactaatttttttttaataaaaatatcgcataggtatttatatttaaggatGGGGAAGACATGGCAAACATAATGCCACTTAactttgtatatattttgagtATTAATTTGTTTCTAGAAAACCCACAGGAAGTACTAGACAGATATAATGACACTTGACTTTCTATATTCTTTATGAATATTTCTTTCTAGAAAACCCACTTTGTCAATAGagcttgtttttttttttttttttaaaaaggtttttcaatttttaaaaatttataaagaacAAATTTGTTTGAAAACTTTTTTTCAATAGAATGTTTTCTATATAGaaccattttcatttttactagatttaaaatctaaaaaagtaCGGGTCTCCTCGATTCTCttattaaatatagttttttaattagtttttaaaaactaaaatatttgtgcgattataatattttgtaatacagtttttaaaaagtatttttaagttttgtggtttttaaaagtaaaagaattaaaagagCTCATGCatgttttcctttttttttctctgtatttgaaatttgaaaatcaGAAAACATATGGAAAAAtagttgtttttattaatagtaCAAATGTAATACTATACCTAATGATAagcattttttataaaaaagaaattggtTTAAATATATGTATGGTACTTGTAAGttagtgtttttctttttctttttgtttttgtttttaattttataattgttttttgattttaattttataaatttaaatttattttaaaatcatccATACTTTTAGAAAAGCTGAGATGACAAATGGAAAGgagacaaaaacaaaaaaaatctaaaacaaaaatgcaaACTTATAGGAGGAAACATAtaagttttcatttgattttcaTTCATATAATTCCGCACTTTGTTTTCGTGAGAGacgattttaaaacaaatttaaaattccaAAGTTAACattaaaacagaaaaaaaattataagaacgaaaaaaaaaaaacgctaACTTACATAGactaaacatatattaaaacctaaacttaaatattatttcaatttaataggtgtatttattattttttcttaaatatacctattattaatactattagtttattttaaaatataaaaagtcaaCCGTACTatattcaaatacaaatattattttaaaaacattaattcataaaataaatttattaactgacctattaattttttgttaattttagtaAGAGTAGAAAATCGACAAATACTTACAATAAAGAGGGGAGGTAGTATTATGTAACTCCATATGCTTTCAAAGTCTAACTTCATCTTACAATTTCGTTGACCAACGTGTCTGGGAAAATTTTAATTTGCGAATTGCGATTAatgtgactttaaaaaaaaaaaaaaactaacgcGTTTTATGAGATTGTATATGTGAAagcatattaaaaattataaatttataaaactctaAAATTAAAAGTAGTGTATCATTTGTTTCATATTATTCTACTATCAAATtcttcaataattaataaataaaataaacttcaaCACCCAAtaaaccatatatatatatatatatatatacattcatTTTGATAATACCATGCATGTCATATAATTGCAATACATAAAATGATAACACCATGTCATCTCTTGTTACCTCATGTCTTTTTCAAATAGAatcataaattttcaaaatataaagagACATCTCATGTCTTTTTCGAATAGAAtcataaatattcaaaatataaagagacacaaaaagaaagatacaaccattaaatgaaataaatattaatatattatatcaacTTTTCAAACACAGTAAAATCACAATCCAAACCAAACTCATCAACAACAAACAAGTggctaatattatttttatttttaaaatttacaaacttaacattcaatatcaacaatatcttgcacaaatcttttaacacttttttttccCAAACCACTACATTTAATATGAATCACATGACCTG contains:
- the LOC101509784 gene encoding IAA-amino acid hydrolase ILR1-like 6 isoform X1 → MMDKINHMRVILLVLFLFHSTCLSFTFQHNNNESSNQTSSLKNQILELANTPNMLKWMKSIRREIHEYPELAYEEFKTSSVIRRELDKLGVVYQWPVAKTGVVAKIGSGFPPFVALRADMDALPIQELVDWDHKSKVDGKMHACAHDAHSAMLLGGAKILQEMKDKLKATVVLIFQPAEERGVGAKDMVAENVLDDVEAIFGLHLMPEYPLGVVATRPGEFLAGCGSFNAKINCGKVGLEGISQRYLDPVLAASASVISLQNIVSREMDPLESQVVSVSVINAGSDHNVIPDSVTFGGTYRTFNPKSFIALRKRIGEVIKGQVEVHRCSAEVEFFGREQPTVPPITNDERIYKIARQASSMIVGEENIKLAPTLTGSEDFAYYMEKVPGAFILLGIKNEETGSIHPGHSPHFFIDEDVLPIGAAIHAAFALSYNSHSTTS
- the LOC101509134 gene encoding uncharacterized protein, which gives rise to MLQFLAYRTQWTITLYLLPSQWPQPQNEELLLAMEEFDFEEKCNEIRKMDRNLVVTGKSTNENDKEELDNKADDDDPDNAEEFEGEEFEQETGCRYVCLDFFSIVFSFIFHFLLLMFLEVFDPESTSGSEST
- the LOC101509784 gene encoding IAA-amino acid hydrolase ILR1-like 7 isoform X3 codes for the protein MHACAHDAHSAMLLGGAKILQEMKDKLKATVVLIFQPAEERGVGAKDMVAENVLDDVEAIFGLHLMPEYPLGVVATRPGEFLAGCGSFNAKINCGKVGLEGISQRYLDPVLAASASVISLQNIVSREMDPLESQVVSVSVINAGSDHNVIPDSVTFGGTYRTFNPKSFIALRKRIGEVIKGQVEVHRCSAEVEFFGREQPTVPPITNDERIYKIARQASSMIVGEENIKLAPTLTGSEDFAYYMEKVPGAFILLGIKNEETGSIHPGHSPHFFIDEDVLPIGAAIHAAFALSYNSHSTTS
- the LOC101509784 gene encoding IAA-amino acid hydrolase ILR1-like 4 isoform X2 — its product is MMDKINHMRVILLVLFLFHSTCLSFTFQHNNNESSNQTSSLKNQILELANTPNMLKWMKSIRREIHEYPELAYEEFKTSSVIRRELDKLGVVYQWPVAKTGVVAKIGSGFPPFVALRADMDALPIQELVDWDHKSKVDGKMHACAHDAHSAMLLGGAKILQEMKDKLKATVVLIFQPAEERGVGAKDMVAENVLDDVEAIFGLHLMPEYPLGVVATRPGEFLAGCGSFNAKINCGKVGLEGISQRYLDPVLAASASVISLQNIVSREMDPLESQVVSVSVINAGSDHNVIPDSVTFGGTYRTFNPKSFIALRKRIGEVI
- the LOC101508813 gene encoding large ribosomal subunit protein uL15y-like, whose translation is MTTSLKKNRKKRGHVSAGHGRVGKHRKHPGGRGNAGGMHHHRILFDKYHPGYFGKVGMRYFHKLRNKFYCPIVNIDKLSSLISQEVKDKASKENKAPVIDVTQFGFFKLLGKGVLPQNQPFVVKTKLISKIAEKKIKEAGGAVILTA